The sequence GAGGCTGTAGCAGAAGAGACCGTGCCGGAAGAGGCTTCGGAGGAGGACGCGCCGGGTGAGGAAGACGGCGATGGCGATCAGGCCGCAGAAGAAACCGATGATGACGCTGAAACTGCACTGGGGCCGCGCCTGATCCTCGTTAGAAACGGCGTGGAGACCGACATCTCGTTCGAGATCAATCCACCCGCGGTCATCGGCCGGTTCGATCCGTCGGTGGGACCGATCGAAGTCGATCTCGGACAGGTCGAGGAGGGATCCTACGTTTCGCGCAAGCACGCAAAGATCACATTGGAAGACGACGTCTACGAGATTGAAGACCTCGGCTCGTCAAACGGGACGTTCATCTTGAGAGACGACTTCGAGCGCATCGAGAAGGCCGTGATCGTCGATGGCGACCAGATCGCGCTCGGGAACGCTCGATTCAACTTCAGGCTGTAGCGCTAGACGAACTTGACGGACGGTTCGCCGGGCTGTAGTTCGCCGATGTCGAACGCTGCCTGTCCACTGGCGGATAGTCGCTCTCTCACTTCTGTTGCCGAGTCTGGTTTGACGACCGCGATCATCCCGATGCCCATATTGAACGCCTCCATCATGTCGTCGCCGGACAGCCCGCCGCGCTCCTGAATCTCGCTGAATATTGCGGGCAGGGTCCACGCGCCCCTCTCGATGACCGCCTGCAAGCCGTCGGGGGTTATTCGCCGCGTGTTGTCGGGTATCCCGCCGCCGGTGATGTGCGCCAGGCCACAAATCAGGTCGTCCTTCAGTAGCGGATCGAGCGCCGACAGATAGCACGTGTGCGGGGCCAGCAGTGCGGAACCTGTGGTCACGTCGCTTCCGGGCAGCAGGTCATCGACCGACGCTCCGCCGATCTCGAACAGCGCTTTCCTGGCGAGCGAAAACCCGTTCGTGTGCAAGCCGCTGGAAGCGAGCCCGATCAGCCGGTCGCCCGCGCCCATGCAAGGGCGCGGAAGCCGCTTATCAAACTCGACGACGCCGACGATGCACCCCACGACGTCGATCTCTCCTTCGCGGTAAACGCCCGGCATCTCAGCCGTCTCGCCACCGATGAGCGCGCAGCCAGTCGCCTCGCACGCCGCAGCGGCAGAAGCCACGACCTGCTCGAACGCCTTGGCCGGAAGCGACGAGCAACCGAAGTAGTCGAGGAAGAACAGCGGACGAGCCCCCTGGCACAGGATGTCGTTGACGCAGTGGTGGACGATGTCCCGGCCGATGCCGCTGTAGTCGCCGACCATCTGTGCGACGGCGGTCTTCGTCCCGACTCCGTCTATGCTGCTTACTAAGAGCGGATTCTGGAGGTCGGGAAACGACGACCGAAACATACCGCCGAACGCACCGAGTCCGCCGACGACTCGATCTCCGTACGTCCGCTCGATCGCCTCACGGACAGCGTTCAGAGCGCGGGTGGCTTCTGCAATGTCAACACCTGCGGAAGCGTACGATGTCTCCTCGTCCGACATATGGTCAACTTTACCCGTGGGCACTGTCCTACCTGCTGACCCACGTTGCGCCGCGTGGCTGGTATCGTATTGCACGCGTGAGCCGGTAGCTCAGTTGGTAGAGCAACGCCCTTTTAAGGCGTGGGTCCTGGGTTCAAGTCCCAGTCGGCTCACCAAAAACCCTCTTCGGACAGCGCCCTGCGCAGCAGCTCGCTGCCAGCGGGGTTGCGGTCGACGCCGTACGGCTGAGCGCCGAGCATCCCGTGCGGTCTTAGGGCCAGGATGAGGATCGACCCCTTTCCGACGTCCGCGCGAACCGCATAAGGGTTCTCTTTGTACGTCCGGGTATCGACCCTGTTCATGAGGATTTCAAAGTCGCCGAGCAGCTCTTGGAGCCAAGCAGGATCGAGGGCGCGATCGCTCGCCACGGCCCACAGCCGCTCGTATCGGTCCCGGTACAGATCGAGCAGGCCGGGCGAGAACTCGAAGGCGCACTCTCTCCAGAACGGCATCTGCTCAGTGCCGTCCGCTTGCAAGATTGCGACGATCCTGGCTCCGCCTCGAGCGCGATCGAGCGCTCTGTCGTCCAACTTCGTGGTCAGAAGGTGGTTGCCACCTGGCAAGTCGACTCCTTCAAGCAGTCCTGCCGGGTCTTCGAATGACCAACCCTTAACTGCGCGCCAATCTGGCTTCGGCACAACCCAGATCGGCCATTCTGCGTGGACGCCGTCGAATTCCGCACTGAGGAGATACTCGCCGGGCGACTCGATTTCGACGCTGACCTGCGCCACTTCCGTCGGCACGCAGCCCTCGACCTCGACGTGCTGGCCGGTGCCGTGTTCGTCACCCAAGCTCCACGCCAATGCACCCGACCGGGCTTGCTCCGAATGCACGCCGAGCCGCAGGAACACCTGGCCAACGAAGTAGCACTGAGGGTCGAGCCATCCGGGCCGGTTGCCGCCGTGAACCCACGGCGGTCTGCGCGTCAAGATCGGGAACAGCATCGCGTCGCTGTTCCATGCGTCCATCTCCTCCTGTGTGAACACCGGCTGCAACGTGTCGTCGACCATGCCGGAGGTCGAAATCGGCGTGTGGCGCCAGCCGGCGACGACGGTGCCCGCGATGTCCTCGACAGATCGGACGTGCTCCGATACGCGCCGCCTGACCCATGCTCCCTTCTTCCTCGAAGAGGCAGTTAGCGCGGCGTTATCCTCGCGCGTCCAGCGTGATTCTTCCAAAACTGAGGGCAGGTCGTGCTGCCACCGGACGCCGACGTCGTTCAGGTCGGGCTCTAGGCTGGTCCAGAACGGCGATTTCCCCCTCAATTCGTGTAGATCTCGGTGTACGTCGAAGTCGTTGTACTCGCCGAGCAGGATCGGCCGTTTTTTTCGCGCTCCGGCTCGGAGAGAGTCCAAGACGGCGGGGTAGAAGTGGGTATCGCAGTACGGGTGGAAGTCGTCGAACGTACCGTACTCGCGCAGGTCGCCGCCATACATTTCCGCACCGCCGGAGTTATCCTTGACCAGCGGGCACCCTGTCTCGCGCTGGACCATCTCCACGAGGCGCCGCCGGAACTCGTGGCCGGTCGCGCCGCTCAGCTCGCAACCGACGGTCCACGCGATGATCGATCCATGGTGGCGGTACTGTCTCACGATCCGGCCGACTTCGCGCTCCATCTTCGCTTGCCGCTCCAGATCGTCCGTCGGATCCCAAAGCGGCAGCTCCAGCCACGCGCACATCCCCTCCTCTTCCAAGATTTCAAAGAACCTGTGGCGCGGAACCCAGAGGCAGAACTTGATCGTGTTGAACCCGAGTTGCTTCGCCGTTCGGATTTCCGCCCTGATCGCTTCCTCCGCGGGGTTCATGTGCCCCAGCTCCGGGTACCAGCCCCAGCTGAGCACTCCGCGCATATAAAACGGCTTGCCGTCCAAGAACAGCCGTTGACCGTCGACCGAGACGCGCGGGTCGGGCGCGGGCAGGTGCGCCTCCGTCGGGTCGATCGGCGAGCGCACGAGCCGAACGTCGCCGTAGATGCCGCCAAACGCGTGGTAGACGTACGGAATGAACCCGCTCAGCACGTCTTTGACCGGGAACGTCTTACCGCCGTTCTTGGTGTCCTTGACCGTGACCTCGACGGTTTTGCCAGCGTGCGCGGCGAGCGACACGGCAAACGCGTCCCAGAGCCCGTCGTGGACCAGCGCAGGCGCTCCGTCCAACGAAACCTCCGCCCTGTAGCTGACACCATCAAAGACGAGCCAGATGTCGCGGTCTTTGACGTCGATAACTGTGCGGTAAACCGCCGGCCCCTCCCATGCGACGGGCACGTCCTGCCTCCAAGCGTGGGGCAGTTCGACGGGCTGCGGTCCTGCACCGTAGTCAACTGTCCAGGTCATCGCTCAATCGAGACCTTGCCCGCCTCGCCCTCTCGACCGAAGATCGTGATCTGCAGCGGTATGAACTGCTTGATGACCCACGCCATCGTCTTGAGCCGTCGCGTTATATTTGGAGTTGTGAATACCGTGCTGCCGTCGGCTTGGCTCGCGGCGACCAACATCTGGTCAGCGAGGAACGCGTCCACCGTTGCATCCGTTCGGTACCACGACCGAAACCGGTCGACTGCACGCGCCGCCACGGTTGCGATCGTCTCTTGCCCTTTCAGGGAAGCAGAGCCGCCGCCCAGGCCGCGCTCAAACTCGGCAGCGATGGTGATGCATGCGCCCTTCGTCTGCGACTCAAGGGCAGAGTGGCAAAACTCCGCTTCGGTCAAATCCTCCGTGAGCGCCTTTTTCACGATTAGCTCAGCCTCCTCACCGGCTCCATCTCGAAGCCCGCTCGTTGCGATATCGACCGTACACGCGACCAGGCTCCCGCGCGATTCCCACATCACCGGATTGAGGGCGCTCGGCTCGACTTCCAGCGTAACTTCGCCCCGTCCCGCGTACCCAAATCCGGCCGCCTTCAACTCGCTAAACCCGTACATGCCCAGGGCGCGATGCGCCGACAGCGTCAACCGCTGAAACGCGTCGAAGCAGATCGTGTTCTCGCCGTGCGTTTCGCCATGCACCGTTACGCGGCTGTAACTTGTGGACCTGGCAATCACCGGCAGCAGCGAGGCCAAGACGACCAGCGCGTTGCCGGGAATTCTCCCTTTCTCGTGGGACTGCACGTCGTACACCCCGTTTAACGCTCCGCTCTCTCCTCCCGGTCGGAACTTGAGTTCAGAGGATTGAATCTCCGCTCCGTCCAGGTCGGCATCACAGCAGTCGGCGAACGCATACACCGTCGTCAGGTCCTCGGCCGTCAGCCCGGGCTTCCGCATCGCGCCGCGGACGTCGTGAATACGAACGGGCTGGCTCGTGAGCGTTGAAACTGCGATCGCGGTCCTCAGCAAGGCGCTGCCACCTTCGCCGTGCGATCCGTTGATGAAAATCGGTTCTTGGAGTTCGGTCACCCGGCGCTATACCTTGAGAGTGAAGAACAAGTACTCCAGGAACCGAACGATGTACGCGAGCACGATGAGCAGCCCCGCGATCAAGACGATTTCACCGTACGGAATCACCCCCTCGGTGAGACTCGTGACCTTGGCGGCCTCAGACATTTCGTTGCCGCCGCTGAACGTCATGTTAGAGTATATTTTGTCCGCGCCGATCAACATCGACTCGACTCCCGCGATGAGCGATGTTCGGAACGCGACGTAGATTAGGGCCAAGGACAGGATGGTTACGGGCAGCGCCAGCTTGTACTTGTGCTTCAGATGCTCGTTGTAAATCACGCACACGTTGCACCGCTCGCGCTTCTGATTTGCCGTCAGTATTCGGTTATACGGAATCATCTTCGCAGCAGCGACGATGTTCTTCGGTATGACCTTCCCAGCCATCGCGTTCTGTATGACCGATTCCTCGCACATGCAGCCGACGCGCTCCTTCCAGCAGGTCCGCTTGGAGTGGTAGATCGGACACCGCTCTCGGATGAACTTCCTGCAGAAAGGAAGTTGCCAGCACTTGCCGAGGAACACGTTTCTGATGTCGCGCTCTTCCTGAACCTTGACGCCTTGACCGAACTTGAGGTGTTCTGCCCTCGTCCCGACGCTGGAGCGGATGCGGATCCTCTGCGCGATATCAAGCATGATCGCCATCAGCCCGATGGCCGCTACCGGTATGCCGACAACCGACACTGCCGCCATCGCATCCAGCCCGAACTGCTGCCTACTGACACCCAGGTTGCTTGCATAGGAAGGGAAGAAGTACAAGAGACTCCCAATGATCATAAGCAGCGGACCGAGCGTCTCTTCACCCCACAACATCCAAGCCGTGGCGAGAGAGCCCACGATCGCCCCCACGAAAGCGAGGTTGGTGAACAGCTCAATATTCTCCTTGGCCTGCTCGGCTGCAGCGGGAACGCCGCTGGGCGTTGCGATGCCGGTAAAAATGAGCATGCCGATACCCGCAAGCAGTGCGCCGGCTCCCAGCCACATGCACCACCTGGCCAACGTATCGACGACGAGGATCACTGAATCAGAGATTCTCGAACTGGTTCCGTAAGGTCTTGTTGACACTTGCTACCTCTGTTACTTCTTGCTTACGCGCTCCAGATATTCGCCGTTTCTCGTATCCACCTTGACGACGTCTCCCTCGACGATATGGAACGGGACTTGAATCTGTACACCAGTTTCCAGTTTAGCAGGTTTTGTGCTTCCGCCACGCACAGTGTCGCCCTTGAACGGGGGATCGGTTTCGGCGACCGCCAGTTCGGCGAACTGTGGCACCTCATACCCCAAGGAGACTCCGTCCGCCAGGATCGCGATTACCTCCATCTCCTCCTTCAAGTACTTTGCGCCGTCTCCGATATCCTTAGCCGAAACAGGCATCTGCTCATACGTTTCTAGATCCATCAGCACGAAATCAGACCCTTGCCGATACAGATACTGGAACGCCTTCTTTTCGATGAACGCCAGATCGACTTTTTCGCCGGCCCGAAACGTCTTTTCGATCGTCGCGCCAGTATTGAGCCTCTTCAGCTTAGTTCTGACAAACGCGCCGCCCTTGCCTGGCTTGACGTGCTGAAACTCTACGATTTGATGCACCTCTCCTGAAAGGTAGAAGGCAAGGCCGTTACGGAAGTCGCTTGTGTCGATTGCCAAAAGGGTTCACCGCTGCGTCAGAACGCTTGGCGTAAGGATAACCCGTGTCGGGGCGGCATCGCACAAAATCTCGCCTAAGGCAGGTAGTTTCGCGGGTTCACGGGCTTACCGTTGACTCGAACCTCGAAGTGTAGGTGCGGGCCTGTCGCCAGCCCGGTCGCGCCGACGGCGGCGATCCTCTGACCGGCCTCAACGTACTGGCCAGCCTTCACGTAAATCGACGAACAGTGGGCGTACAGAGTTGAAATACCGCTGCCGTGATCGATGGTGACAGTGTTGCCATAGCCGCTGATCCAGCCAGCCGTCATCACGCTGCCGGCGGCGGCGGCTTTGATCGTTGATCGGTTTGCTGCGCCGATATCTACGCCGTTGTGCATCTTGCGCTTGCGAAGGATCGGGTGGTTCCGCATTCCGAACGGGCTCGTGAAGCGACCGCTCGCCGGCATGATCATCTTGCCACTGTACGTTAGCTCCTGGTCTGTGCCCTCTTTCGACCGTTGGATCGCGGCGATCTGTGCCGCCAGCTCTCGGCTCTTGTTCTCCCATTCCCTGAACTGCCTTTCGAGATCTTTTGTGCGCCGCTCCAGATCGGACAGAACCTCGCGCTTCTCCTGCTGGACGTCCTCTAGCTCGTTCTGCTTCTGCTCCTGAATACCTAGCAGGCCGCTGACGTGATCGACCAGTTCGTCCTGTTCGCGCTTCTTCCCGGCTATCTCCTTTTTCAGCGTCAAAAGATCGTCGAACAAATCTCGGTCGCGGCGGGCGATCTTCTCGAGCAGCGACTTGCGAGCGGCGAAATCCCCCACTGATTCCGCGCCGACCAAGACGATCAGGGCGTTCGCATCGACTTGCCTGTACATCGTTCGCAGCCTCTGCTGAACAAGCTGCTTCCTTTCGGCCACCAAGTCGCCGGCGATAGTCAGCTCGTTCGCCAACTCCTCCTGCCGCGATGTTGCTTCGTCAAGCATGTCTGCCGCCTTGTCCAATTCGCCCGCAACGCGTGTAAGCTGGTAGTCGACCGCACGGATATCGCGCTTGACGACTTTCTTGTCGCGATTGACTTTGTCGATCTTGCGCTGAACCTGGTCCTTCTTTTCCTCTACCTGGTTGAGCGAGTCAGCGAGCGACTTCGCGGACTGCTGATCCTGTGCCCCGATCAGCATCACCAATGCGGCTGTTGCCGCGACTACAGTCCTGACTCTCATACTATCCTTCTCGGTTCACGAACGGCTATCGCCGAGCAAATTAAACCATAAAGTGCCCCGGTAATGATGAGAACTGAGAAAGCAAGCAAGGTCGGGAAGCGGCTCGTGTCGCCCAGAGTGCTGACGCTGGCGATCAGCGCGCGTGTAAATCCGTACGCCAGCCATAGCACGGATGCAGCGACCGCTCCGCCCAGGATGCCCTGGATCACGCCCTCTATGAGCAGCGGCGTCCAGACAGTCGCGCGAGACGCGCCGACCAACTGCATAATCCGTATCTCTTTTCGCCTGGCCAAAATTGCCATCCGTATTGCGTTGTATATGAGTACTCCACTTGTCAGGCCCATCATTCCACCAAGTCCGACCCCTAGCAGTTTGATGAGGCGAATCGCCTCATCAAGGAATTTGTGGAGGTCACTTCGGTACTCCACGCCATTCTCGTCTACTCCTTCTATCGCGAGCACTTTTGAGGCCACAGCGTCAGCGTCACCGACCTCCTGCAGCCGGACGTTATACGAGTCGGGCAACGGATTTTCCAAGTCGTGCGTTATGTTCGGAAACTGCTCTTGGTATTGCTCCCAGCCCTTCTCACGTGGGACGAACTCAACTTTGGCGACCTCTGGCAACGCAGCGATCTCATCGCCTATTTCCAGAGCGAGATCTCGGTCCAGCTCGTACTCCATGTACACCCGCACGTCGAGCTTGCCGGGCAACGTGGCAGCGAACTCAGTGATCCGCATGTACACCAGGCCGAGCCCTCCGAGCAGGAGCAGCGCCATTGCGGAGGTCGTCACTGCCGCAAACGTCATCCACAGATTTCGACGCAGCGACAGAAACGCCTCCGAAAACAGGAACTCTAGGCGATCAAGCACTCTCGGCACCGCCCTCCGAGAGACGGCCGAACTCTAGCTGGACAACTCTCTTCTTCTGTCGCTCAACGATCTGCATATCGTGAGTCGCAACCAACACCGTCGTGCCTCGGACGTTCAGGTCGTCGAGCAGGTCCATGATCTCGCCGCTGTGCTCGGCGTCCAGGTTGCCGGTTGGTTCGTCGGCTAGCAACACCGTCGGACTGTTGATCAGAGCCCGGCCAATCGCGACTCGCTGCTGCTCGCCACCGCTCAACTCGTTGGGAAACGCGTCTGCACGCTGTAGGATATTCACGCGTTCGAGAATCTCGGGCACGGCGCGGCGCACGTCGCTTCTGCTCCTTCCCAGCGCCCGCAGCGCGTAGGCGACGTTTTCCCACACCCTCTTGGTCGGCAACAGGGCAAAGTCCTGTGGGACGATGCCCATCTCTCTGCGCAACAGCGGGATATCGGAATCCGGAACTCGCGTAATGTCC is a genomic window of Armatimonadota bacterium containing:
- a CDS encoding FHA domain-containing protein; its protein translation is MNQIPSDDDVLKEEEAVAEETVPEEASEEDAPGEEDGDGDQAAEETDDDAETALGPRLILVRNGVETDISFEINPPAVIGRFDPSVGPIEVDLGQVEEGSYVSRKHAKITLEDDVYEIEDLGSSNGTFILRDDFERIEKAVIVDGDQIALGNARFNFRL
- a CDS encoding phosphoribosylformylglycinamidine cyclo-ligase, producing the protein MSDEETSYASAGVDIAEATRALNAVREAIERTYGDRVVGGLGAFGGMFRSSFPDLQNPLLVSSIDGVGTKTAVAQMVGDYSGIGRDIVHHCVNDILCQGARPLFFLDYFGCSSLPAKAFEQVVASAAAACEATGCALIGGETAEMPGVYREGEIDVVGCIVGVVEFDKRLPRPCMGAGDRLIGLASSGLHTNGFSLARKALFEIGGASVDDLLPGSDVTTGSALLAPHTCYLSALDPLLKDDLICGLAHITGGGIPDNTRRITPDGLQAVIERGAWTLPAIFSEIQERGGLSGDDMMEAFNMGIGMIAVVKPDSATEVRERLSASGQAAFDIGELQPGEPSVKFV
- the efp gene encoding elongation factor P, whose product is MDTSDFRNGLAFYLSGEVHQIVEFQHVKPGKGGAFVRTKLKRLNTGATIEKTFRAGEKVDLAFIEKKAFQYLYRQGSDFVLMDLETYEQMPVSAKDIGDGAKYLKEEMEVIAILADGVSLGYEVPQFAELAVAETDPPFKGDTVRGGSTKPAKLETGVQIQVPFHIVEGDVVKVDTRNGEYLERVSKK
- a CDS encoding peptidoglycan DD-metalloendopeptidase family protein; the protein is MRVRTVVAATAALVMLIGAQDQQSAKSLADSLNQVEEKKDQVQRKIDKVNRDKKVVKRDIRAVDYQLTRVAGELDKAADMLDEATSRQEELANELTIAGDLVAERKQLVQQRLRTMYRQVDANALIVLVGAESVGDFAARKSLLEKIARRDRDLFDDLLTLKKEIAGKKREQDELVDHVSGLLGIQEQKQNELEDVQQEKREVLSDLERRTKDLERQFREWENKSRELAAQIAAIQRSKEGTDQELTYSGKMIMPASGRFTSPFGMRNHPILRKRKMHNGVDIGAANRSTIKAAAAGSVMTAGWISGYGNTVTIDHGSGISTLYAHCSSIYVKAGQYVEAGQRIAAVGATGLATGPHLHFEVRVNGKPVNPRNYLP
- a CDS encoding FtsX-like permease family protein; this translates as MLDRLEFLFSEAFLSLRRNLWMTFAAVTTSAMALLLLGGLGLVYMRITEFAATLPGKLDVRVYMEYELDRDLALEIGDEIAALPEVAKVEFVPREKGWEQYQEQFPNITHDLENPLPDSYNVRLQEVGDADAVASKVLAIEGVDENGVEYRSDLHKFLDEAIRLIKLLGVGLGGMMGLTSGVLIYNAIRMAILARRKEIRIMQLVGASRATVWTPLLIEGVIQGILGGAVAASVLWLAYGFTRALIASVSTLGDTSRFPTLLAFSVLIITGALYGLICSAIAVREPRRIV
- a CDS encoding ATP-binding cassette domain-containing protein is translated as MDGQAAYIQFDRVEVKYSDVVSGLRGVSLSIARGEFVFLCGQTGSGKSTLLKCLTQEVRPTAGRVFLDGRDITRVPDSDIPLLRREMGIVPQDFALLPTKRVWENVAYALRALGRSRSDVRRAVPEILERVNILQRADAFPNELSGGEQQRVAIGRALINSPTVLLADEPTGNLDAEHSGEIMDLLDDLNVRGTTVLVATHDMQIVERQKKRVVQLEFGRLSEGGAESA